In Streptomyces canus, one DNA window encodes the following:
- a CDS encoding VMAP-C domain-containing protein: MPGHSWRDDRLLAAILADIPALQVLESRLALLYDVGPELRDAVRQHNRPLEHLREVVRTGRRVRALPELRDVLLQAEPRDIGAHWFALAVTVLTVPGPLPAGYMLGLIDELRQLPPEFGMNTVDRYAIERRRADQPLDADGLPAALLGLYDTQVAPSEPATRLARMAYFLELLAQEARAHEQGERLARLLARVPGRRGVAAALAAQEGLPGPEGHESRAIIQIRVQEAGPPVEAHVPFTRRTYFLRGFRYDAAGVGEPRFRRATDPTEVFLGAELDRRGKEFLLAWQQHAEAGGGGVARYEFLLPDELLGHPVELWPGGSGVPLSYGCQVVVRSLTRYDDSLIHQQWARRWEALDRDCAPGDALERIGWMSPGVTNGVTNSLDTSWSCPPGRYPPLLLTDAADVEDWLRDHKDLACLGLGAPYELHDPLMRDAVRDALMYDGVPVIVWRRDAGDPGLLLDALRDSCPPALLAQLPASVHGARQRRRRDPRSVGSHITLLWDDPTCVFRNQNSQMPGTRGAGTGEGAA; encoded by the coding sequence ATGCCCGGTCACTCGTGGCGGGACGATCGACTGCTGGCGGCCATCCTGGCCGACATCCCGGCACTCCAGGTGCTCGAGAGCCGCCTGGCCCTCCTCTACGACGTCGGACCCGAGCTGAGAGACGCCGTACGGCAGCACAACCGGCCCCTCGAGCACCTCAGGGAGGTCGTCCGCACCGGCCGTCGCGTCAGAGCGCTGCCCGAGCTGAGGGACGTACTGCTGCAGGCCGAGCCGCGTGACATCGGCGCTCACTGGTTCGCGCTCGCGGTCACCGTTCTCACCGTTCCCGGTCCGCTGCCCGCCGGGTACATGCTGGGTCTCATCGACGAACTGAGGCAGTTGCCACCGGAGTTCGGCATGAACACCGTCGACCGGTACGCGATCGAACGGCGCAGAGCGGACCAACCGCTGGACGCCGACGGACTCCCCGCCGCGCTGTTAGGGCTCTACGACACCCAGGTGGCCCCCAGCGAACCGGCCACGCGCCTTGCCCGGATGGCGTACTTTCTCGAACTGCTCGCGCAGGAGGCGCGGGCCCACGAGCAGGGAGAGCGGCTCGCCAGGCTGCTTGCACGTGTCCCGGGCCGGCGCGGTGTGGCCGCGGCTCTTGCCGCACAGGAGGGGCTCCCGGGGCCGGAGGGGCACGAGAGCAGGGCCATCATCCAGATACGGGTTCAGGAGGCGGGCCCACCGGTCGAGGCGCACGTGCCGTTCACCCGGCGCACCTACTTCCTGCGCGGCTTCCGCTACGACGCCGCGGGCGTCGGTGAGCCGCGGTTCCGTCGGGCGACGGACCCCACCGAGGTCTTCCTGGGCGCCGAACTCGACCGCCGCGGCAAGGAGTTCCTGCTCGCCTGGCAACAGCACGCGGAGGCCGGCGGGGGCGGGGTCGCGCGGTACGAGTTCCTGCTGCCCGACGAACTGCTCGGCCACCCTGTCGAGTTGTGGCCGGGCGGCTCCGGGGTGCCACTGAGCTACGGCTGCCAGGTCGTCGTACGGTCTCTGACCCGCTATGACGACAGCTTGATCCATCAGCAGTGGGCCCGCCGCTGGGAGGCGCTCGACCGCGACTGTGCGCCCGGCGACGCACTGGAACGCATCGGCTGGATGAGCCCCGGCGTCACGAACGGTGTCACGAACTCCCTCGACACAAGCTGGAGTTGTCCGCCGGGGCGATACCCGCCGCTGCTGCTCACCGACGCCGCGGACGTGGAGGACTGGCTGCGGGACCACAAGGACCTGGCCTGTCTGGGCCTGGGGGCACCGTACGAACTGCACGACCCCCTCATGCGGGACGCGGTGCGCGACGCCCTGATGTACGACGGTGTCCCCGTCATCGTCTGGCGGCGTGACGCGGGCGATCCCGGCCTGCTGCTGGACGCGCTGCGCGACAGTTGCCCGCCCGCCCTGCTCGCCCAGTTGCCTGCCAGCGTCCACGGGGCGCGACAGCGCCGCCGCCGCGACCCGCGCAGTGTGGGCAGCCACATCACCCTGCTCTGGGACGACCCGACGTGCGTCTTCAGGAACCAGAACAGCCAGATGCCCGGCACCCGCGGGGCCGGAACCGGTGAAGGAGCAGCATGA
- a CDS encoding AAA family ATPase, which yields MTEPQDWWVYRGTGVPHEGIHRLPGAPPWRAFRHAGATPGDLPEPPPAPDDDAVQRHLGRRGQGAAYQAGEREIHLVNLALHLRRPLLLTGKPGTGKSTLAYAVAHELNLGPVLRWPITSRSTLKDGLYEYDAVGRLYDAGLRNAGLRGDLGGPVPEPPDIGRYMWLGPLGTALLPWRSPRVLLIDEIDKSDMDFPNDLLNVFEEGEFAIPELARLGRRAQRVMTADRRPVEVVGGEVACAEFPFVVLTSNEEREFPMAFLRRCIRLEIGTPDPKRLAGMVAAHLGGTDTAVGARAELIAEFLSRQREMGALANDQLLNALLMAERGLWDGEAGRDLVRDHLLRPLDRG from the coding sequence ATGACCGAGCCGCAGGACTGGTGGGTCTACCGGGGCACCGGCGTCCCGCACGAGGGCATCCACCGACTGCCCGGAGCACCGCCCTGGCGCGCTTTCCGGCACGCGGGTGCCACCCCCGGTGATCTGCCCGAACCACCGCCCGCCCCCGACGACGACGCCGTTCAGCGCCACCTCGGCCGCCGGGGCCAGGGAGCCGCCTACCAGGCCGGCGAACGCGAGATCCACCTCGTCAACCTCGCCCTGCACCTGCGCCGTCCCCTGCTCCTGACCGGCAAGCCCGGCACCGGCAAGTCCACGCTGGCGTACGCCGTGGCGCACGAACTGAATCTCGGGCCGGTGCTTCGCTGGCCGATCACCAGCAGGTCGACCCTCAAGGACGGGCTGTACGAGTACGACGCCGTGGGCCGCCTGTACGACGCCGGACTGCGCAACGCCGGACTGCGGGGCGACCTCGGAGGCCCGGTTCCGGAACCGCCGGACATCGGCCGGTACATGTGGCTCGGTCCGCTGGGCACCGCACTGCTGCCCTGGCGGAGCCCCCGGGTCCTACTGATCGACGAGATCGACAAGAGCGACATGGACTTCCCCAACGATCTGCTGAACGTCTTCGAGGAAGGCGAGTTCGCCATTCCCGAACTGGCCCGGCTGGGACGCCGGGCGCAGCGGGTGATGACCGCCGATCGCCGACCTGTCGAGGTCGTCGGAGGCGAAGTGGCCTGCGCGGAGTTCCCGTTCGTGGTGCTGACTAGCAACGAGGAGCGGGAGTTCCCGATGGCCTTCCTGCGCCGCTGCATCCGACTGGAGATCGGCACCCCGGACCCGAAGCGACTGGCCGGCATGGTCGCGGCCCATCTCGGCGGGACGGACACCGCGGTCGGGGCGCGGGCTGAACTGATCGCCGAATTCCTTTCACGGCAACGGGAGATGGGGGCGCTCGCCAACGACCAACTGCTCAACGCGCTGCTGATGGCGGAGCGCGGGCTGTGGGACGGCGAGGCGGGTCGGGACCTGGTGCGGGACCACTTGTTGCGGCCGTTGGACCGAGGGTGA